The Streptomyces laurentii region GGCAGGATCAGGGGATGCGCATCTCCGCCGCCGTGTCCGGCGCCCTGGCCGTGCTGTTGCTCGTACTCGTGGCCGTGGGCTGGTCACCGTTGCTCTCCTTCGACCGGGACGTGGCCGAGGCGCTGCACCGCAGCGCCGTCGCGCATCCCGGGTTCACCCACCTCAACCGGGTCCTGACGGACTGGGTCTGGGACCCGTGGACCATGCGGGCCCTCACCCTGGTGGCGGTCGGGCTGCTGTGGTGGCGGCGCGAGCGGCGGCTCGCGCTGTGGGTGGTGGGCGCGTCCCTGGTCGCCTGGGGCCTGCAGCAGGGCCTGAAGGCCGTGGTGGACCGGCCGCGCCCGACGTGGCCGGATCCGGTCGACTCCGCGTCCTTCGCGTCCTTCCCGTCCGGCCACGCGATGACGGCGATGGTCACCTGCGGGCTGCTGCTCTGGGTGCTGGCGCTGCACTGGCGAGCGACCTGGCGGGGCTGGGGGACGATCACGGGCGTGGCCGTCGTGTCGGTGCTCGGGGTCGGCTGGACGCGGCTCTATCTGGGCGTCCACTGGCCGTCGGACGTGCTGGCCGGCTGGCTGTTCGGCTGGTGCTGCGTGGCCGTGGCGATCGACGCGTACCGCCGGCTGGAGACCCGTACCCGTACCGCTCCTGCTGTCACCTCCGGGGCCGCGGGCGGCAAGGAAGGGGCGGCATAGTGCCGGCCGTCCTGGACGATCCCCCGTGTCGCCCAGGACGGACGACAGGTCCCGCCGCCGGCCACACGGGCAGGACGACAGGACACGCTGAGTATATTGGCTCCAAGCCAGTCAACGCAGGAGTCCAGCATGTCCCCGCGTAGCCCATCGGTCAATCAAGAGCTTCGGCGGCGCTCCCGCGAGCGCATCCTGCAAGCCACCGTGGACCTCGTCGACGAACGGGGCTACGAGGCGGCGACCCTCGGCGACATCGCCGCGCGGGCCGGTTCGGCGCGCGGGCTCGTCTCGTACTACTTCCCCGGCAAGCGCCAGCTGCTCCAGTCCGCGGTGCACCGGCTGATGCACCGCACCCTGGCGGCGGCGCTGGACCGCGAGCCGCGGACCGAGGACGGTCCGGAGCTCCTGGCGCGGGCGATCGACGCGGTGCTCGGGCTCGCCGGGGACCATCCGGTCCTCATGCGGACGCACATGGCCGGGATCCTCCAGGCGGAGGGTTTCGTGCGGTGCTCGGAGCAGCAGCGGCTCGCCGCGCTGCTGCGCGACACCGTGGCCCGTGCCGGCTCCGCGGACCCGGACACCGACTATCCGCTGCTGCGGGCCCAGCTCATGGGGACGGTGTTCGCGCTGCTGCTGCCCGGGGCGCCGATGCCGCTCGCCCCGCTGCGGGCCGAGCTGTTCCAGCGGTACGGACTCGCCTGGGAACGCGGCATGCCGCCGGACGGCGCTCCGCCCGGCGGCATGTCCCTGATGGTGCGTACGGCGTCAGGCGACACCGCGGCGCGGGTGGCTCCGGATCAGTCGTCCTCGCCCTGATCGTCCTGCGCGTCGCCGAAGTCGGCGAAGTAGTCGGGCTGCGTCTGGACGTTCAGCTCGTCCATCCGGACCCCGGCCGCCTTGTCGGTGCGCTTGTCGGAGAGCTTCAGGACGTCGAAGCCCTTGGCGATGTCGTTCGAGTAGATGTGGCCGTTGTAGTAGTACGCGGACCAGGAGCCGCCGATGTCGAGGGTGGTCGCGGAGAGCGGGCCGCGCTCGAAGTAGGCGATCTCCTTCGGCTTGCGGGAGTCGGTGAAGTCCCAGACGGAGACGCCGCCCTGGTACCAGGCCTGGACCATGAGGTCCTTGCCCTTGACCGGGATCAGCGAGCCGTTGTGGGCGACGCAGTTCTCGGTGTCGGCCTGGTGGCGCGGGATCTTGAAGTAGCTGCGGAAGACCAGCTTGCGCTTGTCGCCCTTGCCGGTGATGTCGTAGATGCCGTCGGCACCGCGGTTCGGGCCGACCTCGGCGTTGCAGGTGGGCGCGCCGCCGCCGCCGAGCTCGTCGGTGAAGACGACCTTGTCGGCCTTCTGGTTGAAGGTCGCGGAGTGCCAGAACGCGAAGTTGACGTTGTCCTGGACCCGGTCGATGACCCGGGGGTTCACCGGGTCCTTGATGTCGAAGAGGATGCCGTCGCCCATGCAGGCGCCGGCGGCCAGGTTCTCGCGCGGCAGCACGGTGATGTCGTGGCAGCCGGTGGTCTTGGAGACGCCCGGGTTGGTGGGCGCGCCCGGGTTGCCGCCGCCGTCGGGGCCCTCGCCCGGGAAGAGGACGGGGAAGTTCACGACCTTGGCCTGCTGCGGCGCCTTGCGCGGGACCTTGATCACGGAGATGCCGTCGTGCGGCGGCCGGCAGTCCGGGAAGGCCGCGCTGGGCGAGTACGAGGAGACGTAGACGTACACGTCGTCACGCTTGGGCACGAGGGTGTGGGTGTGGGAACCGCAGTTGGTCTCGACGGAGGCGACGTACTTCGGGTTGGTGACGTCGCTGATGTCGAAGACCTTCATGCCCTCCCAGGACTCCTTGACCGAGGCCGGCTGCGGCACGCTGGCGCACGAGTCGTCGCTGCGGGAGGAGTCGGTGGACAGGAAGAGGAGGTCGCCGGAGACCGACACGTCGTTCTGGGAGCCCGGGCAGAGCACCTGGGCCACGGACTTCGGGGACTTCGGGTTGCTGATGTCGAAGATCCGGAAGCCGTCGTAGTTGCCGGCGAAGGCGTACTTGCCCTGGAAGGCCAGATCGGTATTGAGGCTGGGGAGGGTGTCCTTGGGGATGTTGGCGAGCTGCTTGATGTTCGAGCTGTGGACGATCTCGTCCACGCCGGGTATCTCGCCCGCGGCGATGGCGGCGCGGGCGTCGGCCCGCTGCTCGGCCGTGACACCGCTTCGCGCCGGGGCGTCACCCGGATCGGGGGTGGCGGCCGCGGGGCCGGCGGCGACGAGCATGCCGAGCAGGAGGCCGGCCGCGGCGCCTGCCGCTCCCCTGCCTCGGAACCGTCTGTGCGGGGTACTCGTGATGCGCAACGAAGTCACTCCGTCCTCTGCGAGGTCTGTCCAGGATTGAACGACGGATGGACTCCGGCAGTATGGTCCTCGACATGCTCATCTCAACAGATGGCAACAAGAAAGTCATGAGAATTCCTCGCATCGCAACACCGTCGTCGTCCGAGTGACCGAGTGACCGAGTAGCCCAAGTTCTCGTGGAGGTCGTGTTGTTGATCAGCCGTGTCCGTGGAACCGCCGCCGTGGCCCTGTGCGCCGTCGCCGTACTCGCCCTGTCCGCCTGCGACTCGGGACAGGAGGAGGGGAAGGCGACGACCAAGTCCGAGCAGAGCGCCAGGGGTTCGGGCGGACTCGTGGTGGCCCCCGGAAGGCCGGGCGAACCCGCGAAGCGGGTCTCCCCCGAGGAGGCGGCCCGGATGCTGCCGGACGAGAAGCCCAACAGCGCCGACTTCCGGTACATACAGATGATGATCGAGCACCATCGGCAGGCCCTCACCATGACCGCGCTGGTGCCGGAGCGGGCCGCCTCCCCTCAGGTGAAGAAGGTCGCCGAGCGCATCTCCTCGGGGCAGGGGCCGGAGATCAGCGCGATGCAGGGCTGGCTGACGAAGAACGGCGGTCCGCGCCCGCAGACCGGGCACGACCACCACACCATGCCGGGCATGGCGACCGAGGCCCAGCTCGCCGAACTGAAGGCCGCCCGGGGCAAGGCCTTCGACGACCTCTTCCTGTCGCTGATGATCAGGCATCACGAGGGCGCGCTGACGATGGCGGGTGAGCTGCTGACCCAGGGCAACAACGTGCTGGTGGAGGAGATGGCGAACGACGTGATCGCCCAGCAGACGGCGGAGATCGAACGGATGCGGTCGCTCTAGCCGCACACCACCGTACGCACCGGCCGGCCGGTCATGCCCGGGCCGTCCGGTGCGTCGGCGTGCCCGGGGTCAGCTGTCGCCGAGGCGGACGGCCTGGGAATCCGCCGCCGTGAGGACGGCGTCGAGGAGGCCGGGGAAGAGCGCGTCGAGGTCGTCGCGGCGCAGCGAGCTGAGCTTCGCGGTGCCCTGGTAGGTCTGCCGGATGACGCCGCTCTCGCGCAGCACGCGGAAGTGGTGCGTGGTGGTCGACTTGGTGACCGGGAGGTCGAAGTACGAGCAGCTGAAGCCCCCGCTTCCGCCACGGGCCATCTCCCGGACGATCCGGAGCCGTACGGCGTCGGACAGGGCGTGCAGCACGCCTTCGAGCCGGATCTCCTCGCGCGCGGGATGGGCCAGGGCGCGGGGGTTGGTCGCGGTCGTCACGGCTGCGGCTCCACGGCTCTCGGGGACGGGTCGGTGACCCCATTGTACGAGGATTCTCGTAGTTTGACAGACGTCGTACTACGACGAGTATCGTACGAAGCACGTCACCTCCCCGGCTGCCCCGAAACGGAGTCCGCATGAGCGCCGTCCCCGCCCTCTTCGAGCCGTACACCCTCCGGTCCGTCACGGTCCCGAACCGGGTCTGGATGGCCCCCATGTGCCAGTTCTGCGCGGAGCCGGCCGGCCCGGCCGCGGGCATGCCGACCGACTGGCACTTCGCCCACTACGCGTCCCGCGCCACCGGGGGCGCCGGGCTGATCCTGCTGGAGGCGACCGCGGTCACGCCCGAGGGCCGGATCAGCCCCTTCGACCTCGGACTCTGGGACGACGCGCAGATCGACGGCCTGCGCCGGATCGCCTCCTTCCTGGCGGCGCAGGGCACCGTTCCCGGCATCCAGATCGGGCACGGAGGGCGCAAGGCGTCGACCCAGCAGCCCTGGGTGGGCCGCGGCCCCGTCGCCCCCGAGAGCGGTCTCGCCTGGCAGCCGGCCGGGCCGAGCCCCGTCCCCTTCGCCGAGGGCTACCCCGTACCGGCCGAGCTGACGGTGGCGGAGATCCACGAGCTCACCGCCCGCTTCGCCGACACG contains the following coding sequences:
- a CDS encoding hypothetical protein (LVIVD repeat; pfam08309;~Uncharacterized conserved protein [Function unknown];~identified by MetaGeneAnnotator; putative;~secreted protein [Streptomyces pristinaespiralis ATCC25486]) produces the protein MRITSTPHRRFRGRGAAGAAAGLLLGMLVAAGPAAATPDPGDAPARSGVTAEQRADARAAIAAGEIPGVDEIVHSSNIKQLANIPKDTLPSLNTDLAFQGKYAFAGNYDGFRIFDISNPKSPKSVAQVLCPGSQNDVSVSGDLLFLSTDSSRSDDSCASVPQPASVKESWEGMKVFDISDVTNPKYVASVETNCGSHTHTLVPKRDDVYVYVSSYSPSAAFPDCRPPHDGISVIKVPRKAPQQAKVVNFPVLFPGEGPDGGGNPGAPTNPGVSKTTGCHDITVLPRENLAAGACMGDGILFDIKDPVNPRVIDRVQDNVNFAFWHSATFNQKADKVVFTDELGGGGAPTCNAEVGPNRGADGIYDITGKGDKRKLVFRSYFKIPRHQADTENCVAHNGSLIPVKGKDLMVQAWYQGGVSVWDFTDSRKPKEIAYFERGPLSATTLDIGGSWSAYYYNGHIYSNDIAKGFDVLKLSDKRTDKAAGVRMDELNVQTQPDYFADFGDAQDDQGEDD
- a CDS encoding tetR-family transcriptional regulatory protein (Helix-turn-helix domains; cl00088;~Transcriptional regulator [Transcription]; COG1309;~identified by MetaGeneAnnotator; putative;~tetR-family transcriptional regulatory protein [Streptomyces ghanaensis ATCC14672]) — protein: MSPRSPSVNQELRRRSRERILQATVDLVDERGYEAATLGDIAARAGSARGLVSYYFPGKRQLLQSAVHRLMHRTLAAALDREPRTEDGPELLARAIDAVLGLAGDHPVLMRTHMAGILQAEGFVRCSEQQRLAALLRDTVARAGSADPDTDYPLLRAQLMGTVFALLLPGAPMPLAPLRAELFQRYGLAWERGMPPDGAPPGGMSLMVRTASGDTAARVAPDQSSSP
- a CDS encoding phosphoesterase PA-phosphatase-like protein (KEGG: sma:SAV_1501 hypothetical protein; PFAM: Phosphatidic acid phosphatase type 2/haloperoxidase; SMART: Phosphatidic acid phosphatase type 2/haloperoxidase;~Membrane-associated phospholipid phosphatase [Lipidmetabolism]; COG0671;~PAP2_like_2 proteins. PAP2 isa super-family of phosphatases and haloperoxidases. This subgroup, which is specific to bacteria, lacks functional characterization and may act as a membrane-associated lipid phosphatase; cd03392;~identified by MetaGeneAnnotator; putative;~phosphoesterase PA-phosphatase-like protein [Streptomyces violaceusniger Tu4113]); translation: MGVVRAAGGFGQDQGMRISAAVSGALAVLLLVLVAVGWSPLLSFDRDVAEALHRSAVAHPGFTHLNRVLTDWVWDPWTMRALTLVAVGLLWWRRERRLALWVVGASLVAWGLQQGLKAVVDRPRPTWPDPVDSASFASFPSGHAMTAMVTCGLLLWVLALHWRATWRGWGTITGVAVVSVLGVGWTRLYLGVHWPSDVLAGWLFGWCCVAVAIDAYRRLETRTRTAPAVTSGAAGGKEGAA
- a CDS encoding arsR-family transcriptional regulator (ArsR-family transcriptional regulator [Streptomyces albus J1074];~Helix-turn-helix domains; cl00088;~identified by MetaGeneAnnotator; putative): MTTATNPRALAHPAREEIRLEGVLHALSDAVRLRIVREMARGGSGGFSCSYFDLPVTKSTTTHHFRVLRESGVIRQTYQGTAKLSSLRRDDLDALFPGLLDAVLTAADSQAVRLGDS
- a CDS encoding lipoprotein (Domain of unknown function (DUF305); pfam03713;~identified by MetaGeneAnnotator; putative;~lipoprotein [Streptomyces venezuelae ATCC10712]); amino-acid sequence: MISRVRGTAAVALCAVAVLALSACDSGQEEGKATTKSEQSARGSGGLVVAPGRPGEPAKRVSPEEAARMLPDEKPNSADFRYIQMMIEHHRQALTMTALVPERAASPQVKKVAERISSGQGPEISAMQGWLTKNGGPRPQTGHDHHTMPGMATEAQLAELKAARGKAFDDLFLSLMIRHHEGALTMAGELLTQGNNVLVEEMANDVIAQQTAEIERMRSL